A window of the Microbacterium sp. AZCO genome harbors these coding sequences:
- a CDS encoding family 16 glycoside hydrolase: MRGTLAVALSAAVIAAPLAVPIAAQAAGADSVTVTVDGADVAAAAQNRNGLTFKGFGVLSANSTSALLLDYKSQHPDKYWELIETLFGGDHPIMNTVKIEMGNDRNTSTGPNASSMRSRDEYPNVLREPGFQLAADAQKVAHGDIHLSLLRWNRPTWVTSSADQYIWFKNTVLAAYREYGVMVDSINPDTNETGTPDQQLYKDFAGWVSADTKGYEGATAGDPNNGFKTADEKRLFTGIETIAADTVGTPPVAFGNAMTSATDSSLRDAVDIVGFHYSSADDSAGNMKKIAEQLDKEVWNSEGQSTFSSSADRPNNNASDEQGGFGTQFGGTNSALEMGNWITTGFTASRRTMNIFQPAIGSFYDGFQYSSKELVNARDPWSGWMYYDGGLAVLEQFTQFAKLGWENTDNTAGIWRAIPKASGSELGTGNPPSGARAGGASYTTLAAPDKSDFSTVIVNDSKFTKTYKITAKNLSLGSDDTVELWETRAADAGEAYDANYLQPVGEISPDGTGTYTVTVKPWSTLTATTLDQATKAADGTLTAKAGNGSKLPTSPEYTAPDGGRDVLDTDASGNVNGVTNDATLYADDFDYRGLANIEGYDPATGQLVDSGQSFLDARGNKAKPAGTPSVQAEDNGATPRYTNDTNGAFESVATQDAAHGRVLRQQVGPGMAGSAWNAGDPKTTIGDYRWANYTVSSDVLFEASGTQYATIGAREQGGTANGQSVSAAELKVDATGAWTFMRFGATLSSGAAPAGFKAGAGVWNNLAVTVAGSVYSASINGVQVATYTDPTPQATGRIQLGSSFSFVQFDNLKVTTVPGYTPYYSDVIDGMHQTSWANRSTKILSFDANWSHVNGQGMFEWQRSASKSTAKGAALTYAFTGTGLDIIGTNTGTPTLDVIVDGVQVVASAPTYNAGSERTAFMLRGLANAAHTVVIKTANADSINVDAVGVVKAGADATKVDTTALAAAVQSVKGLAQSEYSPDTWTVFAAVLADAKAAVADPVSYGLDAEGAAALTGRLKTAADRLTPVDVSVDVIDLGIVSITSRDRALPAHLTLAGADSAVTWSLGATDAAKTTAELGTFAATGRSTQKNASGLYQRFSATVLVVPPDLTYFIDSGSSGAAAGSAYAGVKSAFPGLANATADQKWDGTTAGSTWGYSTTATTTAAGTPADWGSSYLAADFNKPITYHLTLPAGTYSLVGVQAPRAGLTTNVYSTVKGAGITTATKTATSTGTATPVAQTVTLDATTVVDLEFGTNGTSGYNARLALVYVQSLPRDLGVVGALRTADALPGSVDIKGSATPVTWDAASAAQPRAEYAKLTVTGKVTATGSPIVASFEIIPANLVYYIDSGTGSVDSPQYTAVKKAVPALRNDKVDQVSTTADQWGYVSDGMKVKSTTDINDKYSTGLYQDTTKLVYRLPLAAGTYTLTGGFTEWWNLSRTMNQTVSAGGVELAKGNVPLSGSNTPLTAPLTFTLAAPATVEYVVTNEGAGGEKPVISWLAVTDVTPPAPKADLTVTKRCVAGKLVLGVGVANTGDAALKGTVTSAWGTGTVDLAAGRSTSFAFTTKAVAVPAGSVTLTTTDAATGRQLTKTTTYGALTCE, from the coding sequence ATGCGGGGCACGCTGGCGGTGGCGCTGAGCGCCGCCGTCATCGCCGCGCCGCTCGCGGTGCCCATCGCGGCACAGGCCGCGGGCGCCGACTCGGTCACCGTGACGGTCGACGGCGCCGATGTCGCGGCCGCGGCCCAGAACAGGAACGGCCTGACCTTCAAGGGGTTCGGCGTGCTCTCCGCCAACTCGACGAGCGCTCTGCTCCTCGACTACAAGTCGCAGCATCCCGACAAGTACTGGGAGCTCATCGAGACCCTGTTCGGCGGCGATCACCCGATCATGAACACGGTCAAGATCGAGATGGGCAACGACCGCAACACCTCGACGGGTCCCAACGCCTCGTCGATGCGCTCGCGCGACGAGTACCCCAACGTGCTGCGCGAGCCCGGCTTCCAGCTCGCCGCCGATGCGCAGAAGGTCGCGCACGGCGACATCCACCTGAGCCTCCTGCGCTGGAACCGCCCGACGTGGGTCACGAGCAGCGCCGACCAGTACATCTGGTTCAAGAACACGGTGCTCGCGGCGTACCGCGAGTACGGCGTGATGGTCGACTCGATCAACCCCGACACCAACGAGACGGGCACCCCCGACCAGCAGCTCTACAAGGACTTCGCCGGCTGGGTGAGCGCCGACACGAAGGGCTACGAGGGCGCGACCGCCGGTGACCCGAACAACGGCTTCAAGACCGCCGACGAGAAGCGGCTCTTCACCGGCATCGAGACGATCGCGGCCGACACGGTGGGCACTCCGCCCGTCGCCTTCGGCAACGCGATGACCTCGGCGACCGATTCGTCGCTGCGCGACGCCGTCGACATCGTCGGCTTCCACTACTCGAGCGCCGACGACAGCGCTGGCAACATGAAGAAGATCGCCGAGCAGCTCGACAAGGAGGTCTGGAACTCCGAGGGCCAGTCGACCTTCTCGAGCTCGGCCGACCGCCCGAACAACAACGCGAGCGACGAGCAGGGCGGCTTCGGCACGCAGTTCGGCGGCACCAACTCCGCGCTCGAGATGGGCAACTGGATCACGACCGGCTTCACCGCCTCGCGCCGCACGATGAACATCTTCCAGCCGGCGATCGGATCGTTCTACGACGGCTTCCAGTACTCCTCCAAGGAGCTCGTCAACGCCCGCGACCCGTGGTCCGGCTGGATGTACTACGACGGCGGCCTCGCGGTGCTCGAGCAGTTCACGCAGTTCGCCAAGCTCGGGTGGGAGAACACCGACAACACCGCCGGCATCTGGCGCGCCATCCCGAAGGCATCCGGCAGCGAGCTCGGCACGGGCAACCCGCCGAGCGGCGCCCGCGCGGGCGGTGCGTCGTACACGACGCTCGCCGCGCCGGACAAGTCGGACTTCTCGACCGTCATCGTCAACGACTCGAAGTTCACCAAGACGTACAAGATCACGGCGAAGAACCTGAGCCTCGGCTCGGACGACACGGTCGAACTGTGGGAGACCCGCGCCGCCGACGCCGGCGAGGCGTACGACGCGAACTACCTGCAGCCCGTCGGTGAGATCAGCCCCGACGGCACGGGCACGTACACCGTCACGGTCAAGCCGTGGTCGACCCTCACCGCGACGACCCTCGACCAGGCGACGAAGGCGGCTGACGGCACGCTCACCGCGAAGGCCGGCAACGGCAGCAAGCTGCCCACGTCCCCGGAGTACACCGCCCCCGACGGCGGCCGCGATGTGCTCGACACCGACGCGAGCGGCAACGTCAACGGCGTCACGAACGACGCGACGCTCTACGCCGACGACTTCGACTACCGCGGCCTCGCGAACATCGAGGGCTACGACCCCGCGACGGGTCAGCTCGTCGACTCGGGTCAGTCCTTCCTCGATGCGCGCGGCAACAAGGCCAAGCCCGCCGGCACGCCGAGCGTGCAGGCCGAGGACAACGGCGCGACCCCGCGCTACACGAACGACACCAACGGCGCGTTCGAGTCGGTGGCGACTCAGGATGCCGCGCACGGCCGGGTCCTGCGTCAGCAGGTCGGCCCCGGCATGGCCGGCAGCGCCTGGAACGCCGGAGACCCGAAGACGACGATCGGCGACTACCGCTGGGCGAACTACACGGTCTCCAGCGACGTGCTGTTCGAGGCATCCGGAACCCAGTACGCCACCATCGGCGCACGCGAGCAGGGCGGCACGGCAAACGGCCAGAGCGTCTCGGCCGCCGAGCTGAAGGTCGATGCGACCGGCGCCTGGACGTTCATGCGCTTCGGCGCGACGCTGTCGAGCGGCGCCGCCCCCGCGGGCTTCAAGGCTGGTGCCGGCGTCTGGAACAACCTCGCCGTCACGGTCGCTGGCTCGGTCTACAGCGCCTCGATCAACGGCGTCCAGGTCGCGACGTACACCGACCCGACGCCGCAGGCGACGGGCCGCATCCAGCTCGGTTCGAGCTTCAGCTTCGTCCAGTTCGACAACCTGAAGGTCACGACCGTGCCCGGCTACACGCCGTACTACTCCGACGTCATCGACGGCATGCACCAGACCAGCTGGGCGAACCGGTCGACGAAGATCCTGAGCTTCGACGCCAACTGGAGCCACGTCAACGGTCAGGGCATGTTCGAGTGGCAGCGCAGCGCCTCGAAGAGCACCGCGAAGGGCGCGGCTCTCACCTACGCCTTCACCGGCACGGGCCTCGACATCATCGGCACGAACACCGGCACCCCGACGCTCGATGTGATCGTCGACGGCGTGCAGGTCGTGGCATCCGCCCCCACCTACAACGCCGGAAGCGAGCGGACCGCGTTCATGCTGCGGGGCCTTGCGAACGCCGCGCACACCGTGGTCATCAAGACGGCGAACGCGGACTCGATCAACGTCGACGCCGTGGGCGTGGTCAAGGCCGGTGCCGATGCGACCAAGGTCGACACGACCGCGCTCGCGGCTGCCGTGCAGTCGGTGAAGGGGCTCGCGCAGAGCGAGTACAGCCCCGATACGTGGACGGTGTTCGCCGCTGTCCTCGCCGACGCGAAGGCCGCCGTCGCCGACCCCGTCTCGTACGGACTCGACGCCGAGGGCGCGGCCGCGCTGACGGGGCGCCTCAAGACGGCTGCCGATCGGCTCACGCCGGTCGACGTCAGCGTCGACGTGATCGATCTCGGCATCGTCTCGATCACGTCGCGCGACCGCGCGCTCCCCGCGCACCTGACCCTCGCCGGCGCGGACTCCGCCGTCACGTGGAGCCTCGGCGCGACCGACGCCGCGAAGACGACGGCCGAGCTCGGGACGTTCGCCGCGACGGGTCGCTCGACGCAGAAGAACGCGTCCGGCCTCTACCAGCGGTTCAGCGCGACCGTGCTCGTGGTGCCGCCGGACCTGACGTACTTCATCGACTCGGGCTCGTCGGGTGCGGCGGCCGGCTCGGCCTACGCGGGCGTCAAGAGCGCCTTCCCGGGCCTTGCCAACGCGACAGCGGACCAGAAATGGGACGGCACGACTGCGGGCTCGACGTGGGGCTACTCCACGACGGCGACAACGACCGCTGCCGGCACCCCGGCCGACTGGGGATCGTCGTACCTCGCCGCTGACTTCAACAAGCCGATCACGTACCACCTGACCCTCCCGGCCGGCACGTACAGCCTGGTCGGCGTGCAGGCGCCGCGGGCGGGGCTCACGACGAACGTGTACTCGACCGTCAAGGGTGCCGGCATCACGACCGCGACGAAGACGGCCACCTCGACCGGCACGGCGACGCCCGTCGCCCAGACTGTGACGCTGGATGCGACGACCGTCGTCGACCTCGAGTTCGGAACGAACGGCACGAGCGGCTACAACGCCCGTCTCGCCCTGGTGTACGTGCAGAGCCTGCCGCGCGACCTCGGCGTCGTCGGCGCGCTCCGCACGGCCGACGCCCTGCCGGGATCGGTCGACATCAAGGGCTCGGCGACGCCGGTGACCTGGGATGCCGCGTCCGCCGCGCAGCCGCGCGCCGAGTACGCGAAGCTGACGGTCACCGGCAAGGTGACGGCGACCGGCAGCCCGATCGTCGCGTCGTTCGAGATCATCCCGGCGAACCTCGTCTACTACATCGACTCGGGCACCGGCAGCGTGGACTCGCCGCAGTACACGGCCGTCAAGAAGGCCGTGCCGGCGCTGCGCAACGACAAGGTCGACCAGGTCTCGACGACAGCCGATCAGTGGGGCTACGTGTCCGACGGCATGAAGGTCAAGAGCACGACCGACATCAACGACAAGTACTCGACGGGTCTGTACCAGGACACGACGAAGCTCGTCTACCGTCTGCCTCTCGCTGCCGGCACGTACACCCTGACGGGCGGCTTCACGGAGTGGTGGAACCTGAGCCGCACGATGAACCAGACCGTCTCGGCCGGCGGGGTCGAGCTCGCGAAGGGCAACGTGCCCCTCTCCGGCTCGAACACGCCGCTCACCGCCCCGCTCACGTTCACCCTCGCGGCGCCGGCCACGGTCGAGTACGTCGTGACGAACGAGGGCGCGGGCGGCGAGAAGCCCGTCATCTCCTGGCTCGCCGTCACCGACGTCACCCCGCCGGCGCCGAAGGCCGACCTCACGGTCACGAAGCGCTGCGTCGCGGGCAAGCTCGTCCTCGGCGTGGGCGTCGCGAACACGGGGGATGCGGCGCTCAAGGGCACGGTCACCTCGGCGTGGGGCACGGGAACCGTCGACCTCGCGGCCGGGCGCTCGACGAGCTTCGCCTTCACGACGAAGGCGGTCGCGGTGCCGGCCGGCTCGGTCACGCTCACGACGACCGATGCGGCCACGGGTCGCCAGCTCACCAAGACCACGACGTACGGAGCACTGACATGCGAGTGA
- a CDS encoding glycoside hydrolase family 43 protein gives MRVRAIALGVIGVLVASTLAAASTPALALPGSSATAAVATDPADGVPRTSPAPVYDDYQALADPGASASGYFQPYWYDTQGRHIQAHGGQIVTTEENGQTVYYWYGEDRTNGYYGSPGVAVYRSTDTYNWENLGDALRGVSDNAQLTTDPYFVNLYGTLDGAGQPKTDLVQSLSYYLNTDQNWTYTAIFERPKVLYNATTDKWVMWWHADGRTSAGGSMYARSMAAVAVADSPAGPFKMTGAYRMYNRANYQACTTSAVPGQARDMTVFQDADGTAYIVYSSEENNSLYVAKLDDDYTNVEHTTSTDPVRAGSFGGTAGYTFQYSESGRYPHLFADGTADAPVRGTDFQIVKECGHLEAPAVFTHGGKYYALASGATGWAPNPQTYYSADDILGSWIRGVQANDPYENVSYSSIPEGGDGLLSVGDARRTTFGSQSTNVLTLGDGRYVYMGDRWNDGKSDSTYVWLPITVAANGALEMRNPATEDPARWSGGWGPSYWDDKGAGGKIWTVSDAAIPSAVRLGSSASNALPATLPVTVDGQTRDVAVTWDASFTTLGTAMITGVLAGDGDFEPGRRVTRTVDVWDYGVANIAPAATVTASSRSDLARTVVDLNVKGKGWDDWLSGGVYPKNSWLAFDWTSAQRPRTVVVHTYRDGTASWPSTVKVQYKANGAWVDTQVSATLDQTVTVAPVATLDASSLPATTGIRVQLQTATNVWQSISEVQIWGDASQGGNVCRVPGASVSATFSQTDYSVFPATNACDGSTTTPWSTWASAGGPSSVGFTLATGTAYQVSGFSFTNSEGSPKTVSASYRGVDGVWRDTTAQAVPVAPAGAQTSASFTPVVATAVRLTFATPSTYLKIPEISVTGTLAAAPPALPVVESSVEQRCVAGKVVLAVTVANVDDAPLAIDVASSYGAKSFTAVPPGRTVSVALSTKQAQLTAGSVQITADDGAGKAVSPVAYPAKSCG, from the coding sequence ATGCGAGTGAGAGCCATCGCGCTCGGAGTGATCGGCGTCCTCGTGGCGTCGACGCTGGCCGCGGCATCCACCCCCGCCCTCGCCCTGCCGGGGAGTAGCGCCACGGCGGCCGTCGCGACCGACCCCGCCGACGGCGTGCCGCGCACCTCGCCGGCACCGGTCTACGACGACTATCAGGCGCTGGCGGATCCCGGGGCGAGCGCCTCGGGGTACTTCCAGCCGTACTGGTACGACACGCAGGGGCGGCACATCCAGGCGCACGGCGGCCAGATCGTGACGACCGAGGAGAACGGCCAGACCGTCTACTACTGGTACGGCGAGGACCGCACGAACGGCTACTACGGGAGCCCCGGCGTCGCGGTCTACCGCTCGACCGACACCTACAACTGGGAGAACCTCGGCGACGCCCTCCGCGGAGTGTCGGACAACGCCCAGCTGACGACCGACCCGTACTTCGTGAACCTGTACGGGACGCTCGACGGCGCCGGGCAGCCGAAGACCGACCTCGTGCAGTCGCTGTCGTACTACCTCAACACCGACCAGAACTGGACCTACACGGCGATCTTCGAGCGCCCGAAGGTGCTCTACAACGCCACGACCGACAAGTGGGTCATGTGGTGGCACGCCGACGGGCGCACGTCGGCGGGCGGGTCGATGTACGCGCGGTCGATGGCGGCGGTCGCCGTCGCCGACAGCCCCGCGGGCCCCTTCAAGATGACGGGCGCCTACCGGATGTACAACCGGGCGAACTACCAGGCCTGCACGACGAGTGCGGTTCCGGGGCAGGCGCGTGACATGACGGTGTTCCAGGATGCCGACGGCACGGCGTACATCGTCTACTCGTCCGAGGAGAACAACTCGCTGTACGTCGCGAAGCTCGACGACGACTACACCAACGTCGAGCACACCACCTCGACCGACCCGGTGCGCGCGGGATCGTTCGGCGGGACGGCGGGCTACACGTTCCAGTACTCCGAGAGCGGTCGGTACCCGCACCTGTTCGCGGACGGCACGGCCGACGCGCCGGTGCGCGGCACCGACTTCCAGATCGTGAAGGAGTGCGGCCACCTCGAGGCGCCCGCCGTGTTCACGCACGGCGGCAAGTACTACGCGCTGGCCTCGGGCGCGACGGGCTGGGCACCCAACCCGCAGACGTACTACAGCGCCGACGACATCCTGGGCAGCTGGATCCGCGGCGTGCAGGCGAACGACCCGTACGAGAACGTCTCGTACAGCTCCATCCCGGAGGGCGGCGACGGCCTCCTCTCGGTCGGCGACGCACGGCGCACGACGTTCGGCTCGCAGTCGACGAACGTGCTGACCCTCGGCGACGGCAGGTACGTCTACATGGGCGATCGCTGGAACGACGGCAAGTCCGACTCGACGTACGTCTGGCTGCCGATCACGGTCGCGGCCAACGGCGCCCTCGAGATGCGCAACCCGGCGACCGAGGACCCGGCACGCTGGAGCGGCGGCTGGGGACCCTCGTACTGGGACGACAAGGGTGCGGGCGGCAAGATCTGGACCGTCTCGGATGCCGCGATCCCGTCCGCCGTGCGCCTCGGATCGTCGGCGTCGAATGCCCTCCCCGCCACCCTTCCCGTGACGGTCGACGGTCAGACACGCGACGTGGCGGTGACGTGGGATGCCTCGTTCACGACCCTCGGCACGGCGATGATCACGGGCGTCCTGGCCGGCGACGGCGACTTCGAGCCCGGCCGGCGCGTGACCCGCACGGTCGACGTGTGGGACTACGGCGTCGCGAACATCGCACCCGCTGCGACCGTCACGGCGTCGAGCCGCTCGGACCTAGCCCGCACGGTTGTCGACCTCAACGTCAAAGGCAAGGGCTGGGACGACTGGCTCTCCGGCGGCGTGTACCCGAAGAACAGCTGGCTCGCGTTCGACTGGACGTCGGCGCAGCGTCCCCGCACGGTCGTCGTGCACACGTACCGCGACGGCACGGCCTCCTGGCCGTCGACCGTGAAGGTGCAGTACAAGGCGAACGGCGCGTGGGTCGACACCCAGGTGAGCGCGACGCTCGACCAGACCGTCACGGTCGCGCCCGTCGCGACGCTCGACGCCTCGAGCCTGCCGGCGACGACCGGCATCCGCGTCCAGCTGCAGACCGCGACGAACGTGTGGCAGTCGATCTCGGAGGTGCAGATCTGGGGCGACGCGTCGCAGGGCGGCAACGTCTGCCGCGTGCCGGGGGCGAGCGTGTCGGCGACCTTCTCGCAGACCGATTACTCCGTGTTCCCCGCGACGAACGCGTGCGACGGATCGACGACCACGCCGTGGTCGACGTGGGCGAGCGCGGGCGGCCCGAGCTCGGTGGGCTTCACGCTCGCGACGGGCACGGCGTACCAGGTGTCGGGCTTCTCGTTCACGAACAGCGAGGGGTCGCCGAAGACGGTGAGCGCGAGCTACCGCGGCGTCGACGGCGTGTGGCGGGACACGACCGCACAGGCCGTGCCGGTCGCACCCGCGGGCGCGCAGACGTCGGCGAGCTTCACCCCGGTCGTCGCGACGGCCGTGCGGCTCACGTTCGCGACGCCCTCGACGTACCTGAAGATCCCGGAGATCTCGGTGACGGGCACGCTCGCCGCCGCGCCGCCGGCCCTTCCGGTGGTGGAGTCGTCCGTCGAGCAGCGGTGCGTCGCAGGGAAGGTCGTGCTCGCCGTCACGGTGGCCAACGTCGACGACGCCCCGCTCGCGATCGACGTCGCGTCGTCGTACGGAGCGAAGTCGTTCACGGCGGTGCCGCCGGGCAGGACCGTGTCGGTCGCGCTGTCGACGAAGCAGGCGCAGCTCACGGCGGGAAGCGTGCAGATCACAGCCGACGACGGGGCCGGCAAGGCCGTGTCGCCGGTCGCGTATCCCGCGAAGAGCTGCGGGTAG
- a CDS encoding manganese catalase family protein: MFFHKQELQFAATPERPDAIFARRMQEVLGGQYGEITVAMQYGFQAWNAHIPGKYRDLLYGIGAEEFGHVEMLAIMIAQLLEKAPVEQSEAAAASDPVLGAVIGGMDVQAAIVAGAGVRPVDSNGNPWQGSYVTASGNLLADFMSNANAEMQGRLQVARIYEMTDDHGVRELLSFLLARDTMHQNQWLRAVQELRDEGVEDLPVPSNFPLSNEKREVAYDYINFSDGAHAADGGWAAGPTPDGKGEFRYLDAPDTSAPMPPVTTPDPRFFGTDAKPNLLDKATGVVKDKLGEK, from the coding sequence ATGTTCTTCCACAAGCAGGAGCTGCAGTTCGCGGCGACCCCCGAGAGGCCTGACGCGATCTTCGCGCGGCGGATGCAGGAGGTGCTCGGCGGCCAGTACGGCGAGATCACCGTCGCCATGCAGTACGGGTTCCAGGCCTGGAACGCGCACATCCCGGGGAAGTACCGCGATCTGCTGTACGGCATCGGCGCCGAGGAGTTCGGGCACGTCGAGATGCTCGCCATCATGATCGCCCAGCTGCTCGAGAAGGCGCCCGTGGAGCAGTCCGAGGCGGCCGCTGCGTCGGATCCCGTGCTCGGCGCGGTGATCGGCGGGATGGACGTGCAGGCCGCGATCGTGGCCGGTGCGGGCGTGCGGCCGGTCGACAGCAACGGCAATCCGTGGCAGGGGTCGTACGTGACGGCATCCGGCAACCTGCTCGCCGACTTCATGTCGAATGCGAACGCCGAGATGCAGGGGCGGCTGCAGGTCGCCCGGATCTACGAGATGACCGACGACCACGGGGTGCGCGAGCTGCTGTCGTTCCTCCTCGCGCGGGACACGATGCACCAGAACCAGTGGCTGCGCGCCGTGCAAGAGCTGCGCGACGAGGGTGTCGAGGATCTGCCCGTGCCGTCCAACTTCCCGCTCTCGAACGAGAAGCGCGAGGTCGCCTACGACTACATCAACTTCTCCGACGGCGCGCACGCCGCCGACGGCGGGTGGGCCGCCGGGCCGACGCCCGACGGCAAGGGCGAGTTCCGCTACCTCGACGCCCCCGACACGTCGGCCCCCATGCCGCCCGTGACTACCCCCGACCCGCGGTTCTTCGGCACCGACGCCAAGCCCAACCTGCTCGACAAGGCGACCGGCGTCGTCAAGGACAAGCTCGGCGAGAAGTAG
- a CDS encoding carbohydrate ABC transporter permease produces MTTTTNTSIQFEQPAEAVEPRRRVLRRRPEDLDTRKTNWWATALIAVCSLTVLIPLYLAVVVALKTPDQLTEGTGFEWPNPVNWANFAEAWQRTNFPQALVNTAIITVGAVAFTLLTSSIVAYAIARNIHRPFFKGVFFYLLAALFIPFPIIMLPLVKQTALLGLDNQAGLIILYTVYGLSLNIFIYTAYIRSIPIELEEAARIDGASTWRVFWSVIFPLLTPMNATVGILTCVWAWNDFIMPLVVLTDPSSRTLTLAQYVFQGQFNTDYTVAFASYLMAMAPLLIVYIFSQRWVISGVTRGSIK; encoded by the coding sequence ATGACCACCACGACCAACACTTCGATCCAGTTCGAGCAGCCCGCCGAGGCTGTGGAACCTCGACGGCGGGTGCTCCGCCGGCGACCGGAGGACCTCGACACCCGCAAGACGAACTGGTGGGCGACCGCGCTCATCGCCGTCTGCTCCCTCACCGTCCTGATCCCCCTCTACCTCGCGGTCGTCGTCGCCCTCAAGACCCCCGACCAGCTCACGGAGGGCACCGGGTTCGAATGGCCGAACCCGGTGAACTGGGCCAACTTCGCCGAGGCCTGGCAGCGGACGAACTTCCCGCAGGCGCTCGTGAACACCGCGATCATCACGGTGGGCGCGGTGGCCTTCACGCTCCTCACGAGCTCGATCGTCGCCTACGCGATCGCGCGCAACATCCACCGGCCGTTCTTCAAGGGCGTGTTCTTCTACCTGCTGGCGGCGCTGTTCATCCCGTTCCCGATCATCATGCTGCCGCTCGTCAAGCAGACCGCGCTCCTCGGCCTCGACAATCAGGCGGGCCTGATCATCCTGTACACCGTGTACGGGCTGTCGCTGAACATCTTCATCTACACCGCCTACATCCGATCGATCCCGATCGAGCTCGAAGAGGCGGCCAGGATCGACGGTGCGAGCACGTGGCGCGTCTTCTGGTCGGTGATCTTCCCGCTGCTCACGCCGATGAACGCCACCGTCGGCATCCTCACGTGCGTGTGGGCGTGGAACGACTTCATCATGCCGCTCGTCGTGCTGACCGATCCCTCGTCCCGGACGCTGACCCTCGCGCAGTACGTCTTCCAGGGGCAGTTCAACACCGACTACACCGTGGCGTTCGCCTCGTACCTCATGGCGATGGCGCCGCTCCTGATCGTCTACATCTTCAGCCAGCGCTGGGTCATCTCCGGCGTCACGCGGGGCTCGATCAAGTAG
- a CDS encoding sugar ABC transporter permease has product MTTMTEAVRASSTGGAAKKRATRTRTTTKRAPSAYYWMVWPAVIAFAFFHTLPVIIGIFFSFTNYPGYGDWNFIGLSNYINLFKDDRVLHAYGFSFLFAIVATILTNVISLAIALGLNAKIKARNLWRGVYFVPYVLAILVIGYVFQFFFSNSLPKILSGIPLFADNILTNETWAWTAIVGLGVWQACAFAIIIYLSGLQTIPGELYEAASIDGASAGRQFWSITFPLISAFFTINIVLSLKGFLQVFEQVVALTNGGPGTATESVTLLIFRGGFSGGEFAYQSANAVVFFIVITIVSLLQFRVLQRREADF; this is encoded by the coding sequence ATGACGACCATGACGGAGGCCGTGCGCGCCTCGTCGACGGGAGGCGCCGCGAAGAAGCGCGCGACCCGCACCCGGACCACGACGAAACGGGCGCCGAGCGCCTACTACTGGATGGTGTGGCCGGCGGTCATCGCCTTCGCCTTCTTCCACACCCTGCCGGTCATCATCGGCATCTTCTTCAGCTTCACGAACTACCCGGGCTACGGCGACTGGAACTTCATCGGGCTGTCGAACTACATCAATCTGTTCAAGGACGACCGCGTCCTCCACGCCTACGGGTTCTCCTTCCTGTTCGCCATAGTCGCGACGATCCTGACCAACGTCATTTCGCTCGCGATCGCGCTGGGGCTCAACGCGAAGATCAAGGCCCGCAACCTCTGGCGCGGGGTCTACTTCGTCCCCTACGTCCTCGCGATCCTCGTCATCGGGTACGTGTTCCAGTTCTTCTTCTCGAACTCGCTGCCGAAGATCCTGTCGGGCATCCCGCTGTTCGCCGACAACATCCTGACGAACGAGACGTGGGCGTGGACGGCCATCGTCGGCCTCGGCGTCTGGCAGGCGTGCGCGTTCGCGATCATCATCTATCTCTCCGGGCTCCAGACCATCCCTGGGGAGCTGTACGAGGCGGCGTCGATCGACGGCGCAAGCGCCGGCCGGCAGTTCTGGTCGATCACCTTCCCGCTCATCAGCGCCTTCTTCACGATCAACATCGTGCTGAGCCTCAAGGGCTTCCTCCAGGTGTTCGAGCAGGTCGTCGCCCTCACCAACGGCGGTCCCGGCACCGCGACGGAGTCCGTGACGCTGCTCATCTTCCGCGGCGGGTTCTCCGGTGGAGAGTTCGCCTATCAATCCGCGAACGCCGTGGTCTTCTTCATCGTGATCACGATCGTCTCGCTCCTGCAGTTCCGGGTCCTTCAGCGCAGAGAGGCCGATTTCTGA